In Cryptomeria japonica chromosome 5, Sugi_1.0, whole genome shotgun sequence, the genomic window TTTTATGAAAtgtaaaatagattcttctaatttaaaaaaaaatcaacttatCAAGCAGAAGGAAGAAACCACAGAAATTAACTACTTCCGAGTTCCAACAGAATATAATTTTGAAAAactttttcaaagtagaaaaaggTTCGCTCTTCTGAATTTTTTACTTCCAGGTTTCATTTGCCATGAAGTTGAACAAAGGAGAGCTTGATATCCATTGTGGGGTTTGGAGTTGAAGATAGCTACTGTATTGTTTCCACCAATTCATGAAGCTACTCTGCTCCAGGAAAACCTCTACAGAAATACTCTTGTTACTGATAATATCCCAAATATAATTTTCAAACTCTAGGCATTCTTGCAGTGAGGCATTCAAGACTTGATGTTGGTCTTGCTCTTTCTGGAGATTTGTCAACGCTTGACAAGCCTCTTCTATACGAGCCCAAAAACAGGAGTCCAGAGTTAAGGATGCAAACTTTGTTCGATACTTATTATCTCTACCTGCACGAGTTTGGTCTTTTTCTTTCAACCATTTCTCCAGAACGATGTGACAGTGAGGTCTCACCCCATCTGAGAGATAGCTTTTGTTATCCTTCTGTCTACGATAGTAGTATGCAATGTCCAGAGGTTCTACAAGTCTTCTATATGCAGTGCCAGCATTGATCCATTTATTTTGGCATCGGAAGTCACTGGGCAGTACATGCTTCTCCTCTTTCTCAACAATTTCATCCCAGAATGCTCTCAACTTTATTCTAGCCAAATTTACATGAAACTCTGGCTTTTCACCATGTTGTTTGAAAGTATCATAGTAGCCAGAGCCCTTCGTACAACGCCCTTTATACCATTCCACCTCTGCCATTAAACTTTGACTCTTGCTCAAATCATTATTTAGTTTCTCAATGTTCAGATCTTGCTCATTTTTCATCTCTCCAGCTTTTCTGAGTGCAAGAGATGCATGATGGTTCTGCTCAAAAGTAAAAAAACATCATCAATCTCTTTGTCTAGAAAGAGTAAACGACATTGAGagtaaaacataaaaaatgcagATATTGAGATAAATGCTAAATATGAACAACTAATAAATGAAGTTCAGCAAACGTTGGGAGGATAGCCCAAGTAGTAAGTACAAGCCGTTCAACTATTTGTGGCATATAAAGATCATTCTGATATAGACTTGGTCCAAATCACTAGGGAATGCTTCCAGTCTAGGATAAAAAATGAACAGAAGCAGATTTGAGGAAGGCAGAGTCTGCTCATGACTTCTCATGTTACTAATGTACTTTCTCTAGCTTGTCTTAATCTAAATCTTTACCTGGAGTGGCCTCGGAGTAAgatactcattttcgcatttttcATATTTCATATGCCTATTTTTCCAACtagaaaatttgaatttcaagatTTCAATTGGCCAAAAAACTActaaaaatgaaatatttaaaaaagTCAATTTCTTGATATGGTATCTATCTATGTTTTGCACTTGCAGAGCATGAATTATATGATtatgatacataaaaaagaaagtagaaattacgacattacctGATCTCCAACGCCCATTGCTTCCAATTCCAGTGCTATTCCCATCTCAAAAGCGTCTGCAGCAACCTTTGCATTTGGCATTGCATTTAGCAAGTCTTTAGAGATAGTTTCCAAAATTTGCCCATAACCTGTATGATCGGAAACACAGGTGCCTGCAAGTTGATCAAAAGGCATTTCTTGCATAGAGAAATGCAACATCTTCAGGACAGCTTCAGAGTCATCAATACAAGCTGCACCTTGGCTTGAACAAAACATGTAAGTACCGAAGGGTTTATATGGGCTTCTAAGACCAGATTCTCCTGGGTAATTATTTGCTATTGTAGATGTGCACTGTAGGATTTTCTCAAGAAGAGTTTTGCAAGCCTCTGGTATAGAAAGATGTGTTACAGCAACATAGCCAATGCCCATTATGCTCTCCCAATGAGGCACAATTGCACCCAAAGGCTCCACAATTGATTCAAATGGTGCAAGAAGCATCCTAGGAACAATATCATACTTGGAGACAACATGACAAAATCTTCCTGTCCAATCTTCACGCCCAATTGCCTCCCCAACTATAGCATTTCCCACCAACGGAGAACCAAATGTAATACAAAAATAAGATATGTTTCTCGCCTTCTTTTGCAGAAACCAGAGAGTGGCCAGGGTTGCAACTGCACCCCCCATGGAATGGCCTGCAAATATAATTGCTTGTTCCTTTAAACCTTGCATCTGATGGAAAAGACAAGTAAGCACATTACTTATATTTACAGACATAAACCTCTACGAAATGAATAAGAAGGTGATTTCAACGATGATACTAAACAATTGAGGAATATTTGGCTGTCAACAATGCTAAAGCTGGAGCATAATCATGATAAACATCCATTTCATATCTCTCCATTAACTGAGGAATCAATCCTGCATTATTGTGGCCACGATAAAGTGGGCCAAATATTTGAGGGATCTGCTGTAAACCCTCATTGACCAAACCAAACAAAATATTGCTTGATATTCCCTTAGACATAAGAACGTGGAACTTGAAATTTACAAATATTGGAGGCACAACAATATGCTACTTAAATCCAAGCATTACGACATAACAATATGGAGCTGCTAGAGCAATACAAATATTGTGGGCTCTTCTCAGCAGAGTTTAAACCTGGATGTCCTGCACTATGATGCATGTCTCAATAGCCCAATCACAATGACGTTTGATTCACTTCACTTGCAATTGTATTTATAATGGGGAATTCTTTTTCCTTGGCTTTAAGAAGTACTACTTGTTTAGCTGAAGAAAATTTAAGTCAATACATATGCTAAATACCCTGTAaaattagaaattttgaa contains:
- the LOC131037857 gene encoding lipase-like PAD4, with amino-acid sequence MGFDLQTTPRFSVGRELATLITSCGILDKAWEEICNVSKNNIDFLLKEDDGVAYVTFPSFSGEDFIVTDSKYGEYDIQNEKIFSACLKGNDDKKALVHKGAFNRFLRIVESSDFKAKMQGLKEQAIIFAGHSMGGAVATLATLWFLQKKARNISYFCITFGSPLVGNAIVGEAIGREDWTGRFCHVVSKYDIVPRMLLAPFESIVEPLGAIVPHWESIMGIGYVAVTHLSIPEACKTLLEKILQCTSTIANNYPGESGLRSPYKPFGTYMFCSSQGAACIDDSEAVLKMLHFSMQEMPFDQLAGTCVSDHTGYGQILETISKDLLNAMPNAKVAADAFEMGIALELEAMGVGDQNHHASLALRKAGEMKNEQDLNIEKLNNDLSKSQSLMAEVEWYKGRCTKGSGYYDTFKQHGEKPEFHVNLARIKLRAFWDEIVEKEEKHVLPSDFRCQNKWINAGTAYRRLVEPLDIAYYYRRQKDNKSYLSDGVRPHCHIVLEKWLKEKDQTRAGRDNKYRTKFASLTLDSCFWARIEEACQALTNLQKEQDQHQVLNASLQECLEFENYIWDIISNKSISVEVFLEQSSFMNWWKQYSSYLQLQTPQWISSSPLFNFMANETWK